The Tripterygium wilfordii isolate XIE 37 chromosome 1, ASM1340144v1, whole genome shotgun sequence sequence CATCTTGTTTCCCCCGGCATGATATGCTGCCGGATGGCTTGGAACAAAGCCTGCTGATGGAATGGCAATAGTTTTTAGTTGCTGCTCCATCCTTTCTTTATCTGCCTTCAGTACGAGTTTCTCTTCACGAAGTTCATTCTTCTCAGCCTGTAGGGACGAAAAAGTTTTTGAATTAatactcaaaagcattaagtgATGCAATCAGGCATTCACAACAAGGAACAAGAAACAGACCAACCACTCATGCTTAATATGGTTGAAGTAAACTAACcttcaaattttttatttcttctaatagcctttcatttgtttctttcaGCTCCTGAGTTTCAGTTCTGAGTTGGTTCAATATTCTAATGGCATCATCAAGTATGGTTGGTTTGTCAGTTTTGGCAGGCCTCCCGGGTTCCAAAACAGAGCTCAACTCTGAGAACCTGCACGATAAAACCAGTCGCATCAAAATCTGGAAATTTTTCTATATCTATAGACGCAAACAGAGTGACCAAGAATAAGTTCATGAATGAATCAGTCATTGAATCATTATTCTGGAAGTACAATCAGAAAGATCTAATGATTGTGGCACATCAAGGGGGCGGAAATGGGAAATTCTCTATATGTTTAAAATCTCACTGACTCACTCAACCTATAAAACATGGACATCTGAGAAGTAAAACAATTTTGAGGCCCTAATCATGGATTTTTACCAATCATATGAACCCAATCATAAATTTATATAGATAATCTGCAATAAACAGTTTGGTGAAGCAAATAAATGCATGCAATAAGTGAAGCAACTTagagaacaaaaaaacaaagtgCATGCCTCTCATTCAATCTCTCTCTCCGCAACTTCTCACGGCAAGCCTTGGTCCCTGGTTTGTTGCTTGTCTCATTGCGTCCCCTATGGATCATTAACAGTTAAGTCATTCTCAGAAGATAGTCAAATGATACATAGATTAAGGACATTAATAACACAGTGGAAATAGGTGAAAAAGACAAAAGGAGATTCTCttattgaattttgaaaaaccgGATTCTAAAGCATGATGCATTGCATAAACAGGCAAACATTGTAAGATTGGGATACACTTTTGATAGCATCGTCCAACCAGAAGTTGTCAACACCTGAAAATTGATATATCTCAAAGTTTATCATATAATGCATTGCGATTCAACATATGCATGAGAACTATAAACTTCAAATTCAGAAGTTGCTGATGTTGAACAACTTTATATAAAAAATGTATTTAGCAATTGAACACCTATGCATATGCAATGAACATTGCGAAACCATTAGTGATCTACCCTCAGAATACCATCACCTGCATCCACTTTTTAGCCTTCAGATGATTTGAACATATTGTTGACCATAAAGAAACATAAGTGGATCTAAAAGTTGTACCTCTTCCGAATGCAGTCCTTCTTCTCTTCCGCACAATATTTCTCTTGTGACAAACCTCTGCGCAATGAAAAATCCATATCCACACTGGTACTACAGGCAGACAATACACTGAATTatgaaaaactttttttttggcacATAGATTGCATTCCAATTAAATCtcccttttttaatttctttagtGAAAATCAGCTACTACCGATTTTAAATTTCTCGACTTTCCATGCCTTGGGATGTCCCTATTTCATCACAAAAAGCACCCATGAATGAATCATAATTTGCACTCCTTTATCATTAAACCATTCACCTTGTGTAAACACCAATAAATCCATTAAACTGCCCTAAGAAaatcctaaaaataaaaaacacccTCGATCAAACATGGTTGATAACAATCGAAACACCATTAATCGGTAGTAATCGGTAGTTTTCAGAAGAATCTACAACAAAATGTTAACTATTTTTAAAAAGGATTACAAATAAGAAATCAACAATCTAGGGGGGGGTTATGATCAGAAATACCTGTGATTGGGCCATATCAAATCTACGGCGGAATTATTGTTAATTAAGTCACAAGCGAGAAAATCCAAGCAGCTATAGTCCTCGAAACCTTCCATTGCTTTTTGGAGTATTTGATTTCGCCAAAACCGTGAACCCTTGGACGGGAAAACAAATGAATAATCGGAACCCTTGGGTTCTCAGTCTCAGTATCTACGATCGTATATGCTCGTATAGTCGTATTCTTTAGTATACGAAGGTCCAATGAAGGTGCACCACGTCGAAGGATATTGACCGGACTGTGCACCGTGCGCCGCGAGAAATCTATGCAGGACGAATTTCTTGACTCTGCACCACCAACTCCCGAGTcccatcctttttttttagggttaattatacttgaGACTTTTTAAATACTCCTAACGTCACCTATCCATAatcaaatcatttataaatatcCATAATCTATATAGCAAGCATATTAAGCAAAATGACATATATTCATTTTGTACAAAATTACCTCTAATTATTCAAAAGAACCAATAATGATgacatcataattttttttactttttcttttcttgaacgaaacttgaaaaggttctctttcaaaatacatggtagattttcaaaaaaaaaaataatattc is a genomic window containing:
- the LOC119998342 gene encoding transcription factor bHLH104-like isoform X2, which encodes MEGFEDYSCLDFLACDLINNNSAVDLIWPNHSVDMDFSLRRGLSQEKYCAEEKKDCIRKRGRNETSNKPGTKACREKLRRERLNERFSELSSVLEPGRPAKTDKPTILDDAIRILNQLRTETQELKETNERLLEEIKNLKAEKNELREEKLVLKADKERMEQQLKTIAIPSAGFVPSHPAAYHAGGNKMAVFQSYNVVPMWQYLPPSTHDTSQDHKLRSPAA
- the LOC119998342 gene encoding transcription factor bHLH104-like isoform X1 codes for the protein MEGFEDYSCLDFLACDLINNNSAVDLIWPNHSTSVDMDFSLRRGLSQEKYCAEEKKDCIRKRGRNETSNKPGTKACREKLRRERLNERFSELSSVLEPGRPAKTDKPTILDDAIRILNQLRTETQELKETNERLLEEIKNLKAEKNELREEKLVLKADKERMEQQLKTIAIPSAGFVPSHPAAYHAGGNKMAVFQSYNVVPMWQYLPPSTHDTSQDHKLRSPAA
- the LOC119998342 gene encoding transcription factor bHLH104-like isoform X3 gives rise to the protein MEGFEDYSCLDFLACDLINNNSAVDLIWPNHRGLSQEKYCAEEKKDCIRKRGRNETSNKPGTKACREKLRRERLNERFSELSSVLEPGRPAKTDKPTILDDAIRILNQLRTETQELKETNERLLEEIKNLKAEKNELREEKLVLKADKERMEQQLKTIAIPSAGFVPSHPAAYHAGGNKMAVFQSYNVVPMWQYLPPSTHDTSQDHKLRSPAA